CATCTTaacttttgatttttttgaataatatCTACTATAACTTTTATAtagtttttttatcttataattataaatgcGACAATATGAACTGTTACaatcagttttttttaatatttaaaaatgtacatctATATAATGATttatatgatgaaaaaaaaatatgatcataTAATGATTTTATTGAATATATGTAGAAATGTAGAAAGAACTTATCTTCTCATATGGATTACACGTCGGGAAATTTAATACTGTAACAATAATAAACAATAAATGCTTTAATTTAaatctattaaaaaatataatttcataaaataaattatacaaattgatgaaatttgcaaaatagttttaattgaaattttttagcaGTATTATTtggcattttaaaaattttcctttaattaaatttttggcacgaattttcataaaaaatttgcagtccaatttttttttcagttgttcctatatatataattaaataaagaaaacacGAAAGATATtcgtatatatttaatatagcATAAAAACATCTCCTTGTggtgtttattttatacaattcacatttcattatataaGATTTcgttatattatataaaagaatGCTCTCTAATTTCTCTAATATTATCATTAGttagaataaataaaagaatttaattacattttgttattaatgCTATTAATTTATagttatatatgtaattatactATTATTTGttgtttaattattttatttatttttaaatattagcTGTTTTGAGCATGTTAagatttaaattattatttcctttaGAATTTATCCATATGTTgtacaaatttattatttcatttttataatattatgtgaTTTTATTcctataaaaaatgataattttgataaaataattacataattatataaacgcactgttaataattttatgattcttatttttataacatggttaatttttataatgaagTAAGCAtgcaaataatatttttaatatctgcgagagatatttttattcttgggatgtatatttatattttaatataacatttttatgaacgaaaaatgatgaaacaatatttatttattttctaagCAATTATTTTAGCCTCTTTTTGGAAAGCGCAAGtgcttttaaatattattttaaaaatttctgtaATTTTAGCATGGTTGTAAGGAGAGATATCCACATAAAGgtgggaattaaaaaaaaaaaaaaaagagattaTCTTCTTTATTTAAACATGTGTAATTAGTTTATCATATTAGAACgagattaattttttatatcttacaatcacattttttcagtgggaaataattaaagtagagcaaataaatttattattatggACATTAATAGTAGAATgaatgtttttaaatttttacaatttaaattatgtactACATCTACCATAAGGGTTTAATATGATTGAAATTAAGAGGGTTCtgtgtgaaaaataaatgcgtATAATAAACGTAAatgcattaatttttttgttgcatggtttaaaaaagaatgcaaatgttttttctataaaaaggaaaaaatttgcatgcaGTAATTAATAATGCTCTTTTCTTACTGATGCTTTTTATCAAATATGAGGAGTcacgaaaaaatgtaaatgcaaaatgcggaaaaaaacatcgaaaataataaatagtAGGATaatagataaataaatacataactatgaatttttccaattatttataagataaaatattatacataaCATTGTAATTTTGTGCTAGTCTTTTCATTTACCAATGAGTAGACATAGTAGGGTTAGTATCCATGtttattaaacaaaaataaaattatataattactGAATTattaatccttttttgttaacgAATAAAGAGACATTTTTACTCAATActgtataataaaattattatttatattcgTAAATATCTAGAGCATTTCTCtcccacaattttttttttttttttttaattattagtTTTAACTGTGGTTAGTTTTCGATAATAGAAGACGCATTTGGACAATTATACCTTTTTAAAggtattaatttttccttttatatgtaattatgNNNNNNNNNNATTTTATGGTGCTtccttttgttaaaaatatttatttaaaatattttatgctttttaaTCTATGTATTACTTTGGACATAgattttgtgtaaatattatgcgaaaaagcaaaaaaatttcaagtttttcatttaattgtTATGTTGCATGCGCAAtcgataaaatatatgcatattacaacaaactatttttaattgtgtGAAACggatttttatatatcacTGTAATTTTCTTATCAAGGTGATGCTGTATTATAAACAATGTTGTATGACTCGTTCCTGTTTTTATTCTGTGACTTTTCAGAAATATGTTCTAATTTTTGAGTTTCTCTAACTTTATTTGCTTTAAATcgctttttatgtttttttaatcgaGGAAATAAACGTGGTGCAAGTGGGATATactgatattaaaaaaataaataaataaaaaataagttatacaataaaaacataatattttcatggTAATTAGCTTTTATGAAAATACATAATCAAAAGTGTAGTATAATTTtcgtatatatgtaaaaatgaatttattaaccttatacgaaataaataaaaaaatgatattactaattttttgGCCACTGTTactataatgataaaatttagATCGAGTACTTTCACAGAAGGTGACATTTTAGGAGAGGGATCACAATTATCTACAGATAACATAtttgtttcatatttatattttaaatactcCTACTCATTACTGAAATCTTCATCAACATAACAGCCTactatataattattatgcaaTTTAGAACATTGAAATGCACAATCACAACTACAAATGCCGGGAGTGTTCTCatcctttttgaaaatatcatACAGTGTTATCagttttttactttttcaagTGGCATGTTGTTCATATCATTAATATAATCTGCGTATATAGATTTATTGTCAATCTAACCATAGGCTGCTATTAAGGCGTTGTAATATTCCAAGGTTtgatcattatttttttctcattcggTGTATCATAATGAAGGcagtaatataaatatttacaaccATTAATTCCATATACACCACTACGGTATTTATccatttcatttaaatatcTAAGAACTTGTGTGCAAGTCTTTGTAACATTATAATTACTGTAATTATGAAATTTTGAGTCATTCGTTTGGCAGTATTTAACAAATATACCACTCTTACCCATATATTGTTTATCTAATTCATTCTTATCTTCGGTATAAGAGCTTACAAAGTTATactaacataaaaaaatatatatatttttgtagtaCAAAAAGATTTGGAAAAACATTTccataaacaattttttacttcaatTCTATGATgtagaaaagaagaaacaacgtgctacatataattattacagTAGAAATTATAAGTGAGCAATTATTACCTTTGATCCGTGAGTAATTGTGTGCATTggtattttcttcacatgtaaaataattataatagttaggatatatttatttttgaaagaTAGACACATAATATGGTTAATATATTATCtatcgtttttctttttatttataaaaatctcacaaaattttcaccGGGCTGTGTGCAGTACGCTGTGTACACAATTAAAATAAGTGTTATCATTTTATTGATAATGgaattacaattttaacaGCTATACTGTAAGCTGGAAATAGGAATGCAATACATTACTATATGCTTTTTCAATTATATGAACAAACATGAAGTGTCACATATTTTCGCTAATGGTAAAGTAGCGAAACgacttatttttaatgttcaTACAATATATGAACATTCCAATTTTCCGTTTACGCATTTTAAGCAGATACATGGGGATAGTCCTTAGAATTTATCGGTCACAAACGGTTACCTAATTTTtctgaataaaaaatttacttctCATTATTCGATTTAATTAGCATTAATATGGATATAAGTTTGTCTTCTTCCCGCACCCCTTTTCCAAGTTTATACTGTCAGGCtaattaaaattgataaaaaggaagacgctattttattaaaatatatccaTAATACTTCGAAATGGATGATATTTCCGcagaaattttatattagGAACAATATGGTAAATGGTACTCTTTATATAATGACATAAACATTTTCTACTTCTTTTCCTGTGTAGGGGTATGGAAAGTATAAAACTTCAGCTCATTTTTCTAGAAAGCTTAGACGATTCATATGTATTCCTTTATTCATTTGACATGATTGCACGTATCACTAGGCAGAAAAAATCTGTGCACAATCTTAatctaattaaaaaaatatgagcaaAATTCAAATTTATCATCACATaacgttaaaaaatatatacaaatataattttaaaacttttttgcaattttcagGACATAAAAACATCATCGAAAAGTTTGCGTATTCTACAATGTATATATTGTAttaggaaggaaaatatatttactttttatttttccatactACATTTTAATTACGATGTACGATATTTTGAGATTGAGCAGTTTTACACATTTTACGGTAATTAGTTAGTACTAGCTAATAAAACTCTGGTATCAACTAGCTTTTTCCTTATGACAgccaaactttttttttttttaacttgttTACATgaattatgttaaaaaggaaaaaaaatattttttaatttctttcttatttttaagaTTTCCACCCCATTAATTATGtcactccttttttggataaatttgttttattattcaaTTTGCAGGGTGATGGTTATTATATCTTATGAAATATTTGGACTCGTTCAACTAATATTatagttaatatttttttatgaatataattgttattagtgtgaatataatttttcgtaaaaagAAGAGTAACGTTTTCTTCAGATTTAACACATTATTtctgcatatttattttgctgaAATAACAGATGAcgtgttttttattttataaaaatttgccaTTTCGAGTAATAGAACATTACACTGAAACATATTTGCTAAATTTTAGTCAAATAACAATTGtgtgcgtatttttttcttacatatTTACGCGGcgcttcataatttttaataattatgtatGATTAACGCGTTCCGTCCAAATTGACAAAGTTT
This is a stretch of genomic DNA from Plasmodium cynomolgi strain B DNA, scaffold: 0008, whole genome shotgun sequence. It encodes these proteins:
- a CDS encoding hypothetical protein (putative); this encodes MLSVDNCDPSPKMSPSVKVLDLNFIIIVTVAKKLVNKFIFTYIRKLYYTFDYYIPLAPRLFPRLKKHKKRFKANKVRETQKLEHISEKSQNKNRNESYNIVYNTASP